In one window of Thermoleophilia bacterium DNA:
- a CDS encoding fumarylacetoacetate hydrolase family protein produces MKIARIYHQGQICQAVVEGDTYVVESPSDLAGEVVKASESTLLPPVSPGKIIGVGWNFRPHIKEMAKRAAQAPGTVVSHQPTGEEELPPPLFFLKPPSSLVGSGQAIVYPRDAVRVEYEGELAVVIGRPARRVTPEEAREVVWGWTCANDVTERQFQAADNQWWRAKGYDTFAVAGPFLETEAPSSEAWIRTKVNGELRQEAQLKEMIRDPFTVISLVSQAMTLWPGDLIMLGTPEGVGELRPGDQVEVIIDGVGRLWNPVVPEEEAARLTS; encoded by the coding sequence ATGAAAATCGCTCGCATCTACCACCAAGGGCAGATTTGTCAGGCGGTCGTGGAAGGCGACACGTATGTTGTTGAGTCGCCGTCCGATCTTGCAGGCGAGGTAGTGAAAGCGAGCGAGTCGACTCTTCTGCCCCCGGTTTCTCCAGGTAAGATAATAGGCGTTGGGTGGAACTTTCGCCCCCACATCAAAGAGATGGCAAAAAGAGCGGCACAGGCGCCGGGGACGGTGGTCAGCCATCAGCCTACAGGGGAAGAAGAGCTTCCCCCGCCGCTTTTCTTCCTTAAGCCTCCTTCCAGCTTGGTGGGCAGTGGGCAAGCCATTGTCTACCCCCGCGATGCCGTCCGGGTTGAGTATGAGGGCGAGTTGGCGGTAGTGATTGGTCGGCCTGCACGGCGGGTGACTCCTGAGGAAGCAAGAGAGGTGGTATGGGGCTGGACCTGCGCCAACGACGTGACCGAAAGGCAATTTCAGGCCGCTGATAACCAGTGGTGGCGAGCAAAGGGGTATGACACTTTCGCTGTAGCTGGGCCCTTCTTGGAGACAGAAGCGCCCTCGTCTGAGGCCTGGATTCGCACTAAAGTAAATGGAGAATTAAGGCAGGAAGCTCAGCTTAAAGAGATGATCCGTGATCCCTTCACGGTGATCTCCTTGGTAAGCCAAGCCATGACGCTATGGCCTGGTGATCTCATCATGCTGGGCACACCCGAGGGAGTAGGCGAGCTTCGTCCCGGGGACCAAGTGGAAGTCATTATTGACGGAGTAGGTAGGCTGTGGAACCCGGTTGTTCCCGAAGAAGAGGCGGCGCGACTGACCTCTTAG
- a CDS encoding diguanylate cyclase: MKVLVADDDPASRLLLQRVLSRWGYEVVSAADGEEAWQILSGPDAPDLAVLDWMMPGLDGVEICRRIRAMDLVNPPYLILLTSRGDKHDIATGLEAGASDYVQKPFDPDELRARLLVGRRFAELNAKLLDMQRELERQALTDPLTQVMNRRAVLARLEEELARSTRDQKPLSVAILDIDHFKAVNDRYGHAAGDAVLQTVVARVQEAVRPYDALGRIGGEEFLLVLPGVGRGELPSLLERIRTAMKAQLVAIPSGESISVTLSLGGATAAGESLEELVRAADDALYRAKNEGRDRVVIAA, from the coding sequence ATGAAAGTTTTGGTAGCGGATGACGACCCGGCTTCTCGTTTACTCTTGCAGCGCGTTCTCTCACGCTGGGGTTACGAAGTAGTCTCTGCGGCGGATGGTGAAGAGGCTTGGCAGATCTTATCTGGCCCGGATGCACCGGATCTTGCAGTTCTTGATTGGATGATGCCAGGGCTTGATGGTGTTGAGATTTGCCGGCGGATTAGAGCCATGGACTTGGTAAATCCCCCGTATCTCATTTTGCTGACCTCGCGGGGTGACAAGCATGACATTGCCACCGGGCTTGAAGCCGGCGCCTCAGACTACGTGCAAAAGCCTTTTGACCCGGACGAACTCCGGGCCCGCCTGCTCGTTGGAAGGCGATTTGCTGAGCTTAACGCCAAATTGCTCGATATGCAGCGCGAGCTTGAGCGCCAGGCTCTGACCGATCCCCTCACCCAAGTCATGAATAGGCGGGCTGTCCTTGCCCGTCTGGAAGAGGAGCTGGCGCGTTCAACACGTGACCAGAAACCTTTGAGCGTTGCGATCTTGGACATCGACCATTTCAAGGCGGTTAATGACCGGTATGGACATGCAGCGGGAGATGCTGTCTTGCAGACTGTTGTGGCGCGGGTTCAGGAAGCAGTGAGGCCATACGATGCTTTGGGCCGAATTGGCGGCGAGGAATTCTTGTTGGTGCTTCCGGGGGTGGGGCGGGGCGAACTACCTTCGCTTCTTGAGCGTATTCGTACAGCTATGAAAGCTCAGCTTGTAGCAATCCCTTCGGGGGAGAGCATCTCTGTAACACTCAGCCTAGGAGGGGCGACTGCTGCGGGTGAGAGTTTGGAAGAGCTTGTGCGGGCGGCTGACGATGCCTTATATCGGGCAAAGAACGAAGGTCGCGACCGCGTTGTGATTGCTGCCTGA
- the cimA gene encoding citramalate synthase, with protein sequence MTSNRPVLLYDTTLRDGMQREGLSVSVEEKLRIAVRIAELGIHFIEGGFPASNPKDEEFFRRLEKENLGETVVAAFGMTRARGMRPDQDRQLRVLADCWAPIATVVGKTWDLHIQKVLRVDAEENLRMIAESVAFLVRQGKRVFYDAEHFFDAFFAHPAYALACLRSAVEAGAEAICLCDTNGAALPSQVGQAVEAVVAEFGSHCRVGIHAHNDTGCAVANSVVAVERGADVVQGTINGYGERCGNADLCVVIPNLELKMGVRCLGERSLAKLTDTARYVAELCNVAPDPHQPYVGHNAFAHKGGMHVAAMERDPRTFQHIDPALVGNTPHILVSELSGRATIKQRLRELGYSLEDEKQVAERVLRRLKEREHLGYHYEAADASFELLLRAELGQKVEFFHFEAFRIIVEKREDGATVSEATIKVHVNGERFVETAEGNGPVNALDKALRQAIERRFPELRDIHLINYSVRILDENQGTAAKTRVLIESTDGRDTWGSVGVGVNVVEASWEALVDSITYGLLRRREESAKGSPQRRSREEQSASGASGGDASPGSSDTAGQA encoded by the coding sequence ATGACTTCAAATCGGCCCGTACTCTTATATGACACCACCCTGCGGGACGGCATGCAGCGGGAAGGACTAAGCGTCTCGGTAGAGGAGAAGCTCCGCATTGCCGTGCGCATTGCTGAACTGGGGATTCATTTCATCGAGGGTGGCTTTCCTGCTTCCAATCCCAAGGATGAGGAATTCTTCCGGCGCCTAGAGAAAGAGAACCTTGGCGAAACAGTTGTTGCAGCCTTTGGAATGACCCGGGCCCGAGGCATGAGACCGGATCAGGATAGGCAGCTGCGAGTCTTGGCCGATTGTTGGGCCCCTATTGCCACGGTGGTGGGCAAGACCTGGGACCTTCACATTCAGAAAGTTCTGCGGGTGGATGCAGAGGAAAACCTGCGCATGATCGCCGAGTCCGTAGCCTTCCTTGTCCGACAAGGGAAGCGAGTTTTCTACGACGCCGAGCACTTCTTCGACGCTTTTTTTGCGCATCCCGCCTACGCTCTAGCTTGTCTACGGTCCGCGGTTGAAGCCGGAGCAGAGGCTATCTGTCTTTGCGACACTAACGGGGCGGCTTTGCCTTCGCAGGTAGGGCAGGCAGTAGAAGCAGTGGTAGCGGAATTTGGTTCGCACTGCCGGGTTGGTATCCATGCTCACAACGACACCGGGTGCGCCGTGGCCAACTCTGTGGTGGCAGTCGAGCGGGGAGCTGATGTGGTGCAGGGGACCATTAACGGATACGGTGAACGGTGCGGAAACGCGGACCTTTGTGTGGTTATCCCCAACTTGGAGCTAAAGATGGGAGTCCGGTGCCTTGGCGAGCGGAGTCTGGCCAAGCTCACCGATACAGCTCGTTATGTAGCTGAGCTGTGTAATGTGGCCCCCGATCCACACCAACCTTACGTGGGACATAACGCGTTTGCTCACAAGGGTGGCATGCATGTGGCCGCCATGGAGCGCGACCCGCGTACCTTTCAACATATCGACCCTGCTTTGGTTGGAAACACCCCCCATATCCTGGTCTCTGAGCTGTCGGGACGCGCCACCATAAAACAGCGACTCCGCGAGCTCGGATACTCATTGGAAGACGAAAAGCAGGTGGCCGAGCGGGTGCTCAGGCGTCTAAAGGAGAGAGAACACCTGGGCTATCACTACGAGGCGGCAGATGCCTCTTTTGAGCTCTTGCTGCGAGCCGAGCTGGGGCAAAAGGTGGAATTTTTCCATTTTGAGGCTTTTCGGATCATTGTGGAAAAGCGCGAAGATGGAGCGACAGTCAGCGAGGCCACCATCAAAGTGCACGTCAACGGAGAGCGGTTTGTCGAAACCGCGGAAGGCAATGGTCCCGTGAACGCTTTGGACAAGGCCCTCCGCCAGGCTATTGAGCGACGCTTCCCAGAGCTTCGCGACATTCACCTGATCAATTACAGCGTGCGCATCCTGGACGAAAATCAAGGCACCGCCGCCAAGACCCGCGTTCTTATCGAATCCACTGACGGACGCGACACCTGGGGGAGCGTCGGGGTAGGGGTGAATGTGGTGGAGGCCTCGTGGGAGGCGCTAGTGGACTCCATTACCTACGGGCTGCTACGGCGCAGAGAGGAGTCGGCAAAGGGTTCTCCGCAGCGCCGGTCAAGGGAGGAGCAGTCTGCAAGCGGCGCCTCTGGTGGCGACGCTTCACCCGGCTCTTCCGATACTGCTGGTCAAGCATGA
- a CDS encoding metal-dependent transcriptional regulator, producing MSNEETEQLSASMEDYLEAILQLERTCRVARVSEIADQLQVSRPSVTGALKSLSARGLVTHARYGHVTLTNKGLDLALEVERRHTAIRDFLTDILGVSAEKAESAACKMEHVLDPEVLEHFVAFAEKHGVGKKREVQP from the coding sequence ATGAGTAACGAAGAAACCGAGCAACTCAGCGCAAGTATGGAGGATTACCTTGAGGCTATCCTCCAACTGGAACGGACGTGCCGGGTTGCGCGCGTAAGCGAAATCGCCGACCAGCTGCAGGTTTCGCGTCCCTCGGTGACCGGGGCTCTCAAGAGTCTTTCGGCGCGGGGCCTTGTCACTCATGCTCGCTACGGTCACGTCACCTTGACAAACAAAGGCCTTGATCTGGCGCTGGAAGTAGAACGACGCCACACTGCCATTCGCGACTTTCTTACCGACATACTGGGCGTCTCTGCGGAGAAGGCCGAAAGCGCCGCTTGCAAGATGGAGCACGTTTTGGACCCCGAGGTTCTAGAGCACTTTGTAGCTTTTGCCGAAAAGCACGGGGTGGGCAAGAAACGGGAGGTTCAGCCGTGA
- the feoB gene encoding ferrous iron transport protein B, which produces MRAPGQLVRVGLAGQPNVGKSTVFNALTGLNQHVGNWPGKTVEKKTGRFVFRGREYEVVDLPGTYSLTSGSEEERIARDYLLKERPDVVVAVVNAAALERNLYLVAELLLMPIPLVVALNMIDVAEAHGIHVEAPVLQAALGVPVVPLVASKGSGLVELMEAIEHLAQHPELSRSSRPAVREKHRPVLEQIRQLLEGKLPWGYPLDWTAVKLLEGDTEVAEMVQQAAPDIWPQVKAVLAGHDDAFLDIAGGRYDWIGRMVRAAVVQPRRGVTAITDRIDRVATHPFWGLVMLIAAMAALFGVTYFVAGPAAEALSELITGRLAGLLRELLGWAPGWVSGVLADGVVGGAGTVLSFLPILVVFFAALGLLEDVGYMTRAAYVTDRYMHWMGLHGKSCMPLILGFGCNVPAVLGSRIIEERRARLLTILLTPFIPCSGRLAVLAFLAPAFFGSSAIWASLALVGGNLVVLAVVGIAVNKLVFGGERSALIMEMPLYHAPNARTIGLYVWRNTLAFVKKAGTLIVVVSAVVWVLSNYPGKEPSASVLGILGRGLEPIGALMGLGDWRLMVALLSSFVAKENSVATLAVVFGAAAGGGGLAAVVAGALTPPAAAAFLVVQMTFVPCVATLAAIRQESQSWGWLAASIGLMLVVSLLLGTVVFRLGSLL; this is translated from the coding sequence ATGAGAGCCCCCGGGCAACTAGTCAGGGTGGGTCTGGCAGGCCAGCCAAATGTGGGGAAAAGCACTGTCTTTAACGCCCTCACTGGGCTAAATCAGCATGTCGGAAATTGGCCCGGTAAAACCGTGGAGAAGAAGACGGGCCGTTTTGTTTTTCGGGGCCGGGAGTATGAGGTAGTTGACCTTCCCGGGACCTACAGTCTGACCTCCGGTTCAGAAGAAGAGCGAATTGCTCGCGACTACCTGCTGAAAGAGCGTCCGGACGTGGTCGTCGCAGTGGTAAATGCGGCCGCGCTTGAACGCAATCTCTACCTGGTGGCCGAACTTCTGCTTATGCCCATTCCGCTGGTGGTGGCTCTTAACATGATTGATGTGGCCGAGGCCCACGGCATTCACGTAGAGGCTCCAGTCCTGCAGGCAGCTCTCGGTGTGCCAGTGGTACCTCTGGTGGCCAGCAAAGGCAGCGGGCTTGTAGAGCTGATGGAAGCAATAGAGCATCTTGCTCAACATCCGGAGTTGTCGCGCTCAAGCCGTCCTGCGGTGCGGGAGAAACACCGCCCTGTGCTGGAACAGATCCGCCAGCTCCTTGAAGGCAAGTTGCCCTGGGGTTATCCGCTTGACTGGACAGCTGTGAAGCTGCTCGAGGGTGACACCGAGGTAGCGGAGATGGTCCAGCAGGCTGCTCCAGACATTTGGCCGCAAGTAAAGGCTGTACTTGCCGGGCACGACGATGCGTTTCTTGACATCGCGGGTGGCCGGTATGACTGGATTGGCCGCATGGTGCGGGCGGCGGTGGTCCAGCCTCGCCGAGGGGTCACAGCTATCACGGACCGTATTGACCGCGTGGCCACGCATCCTTTTTGGGGACTGGTGATGCTTATCGCCGCTATGGCGGCGCTGTTCGGAGTTACCTATTTTGTGGCCGGACCAGCCGCTGAGGCGCTCAGCGAGCTCATTACGGGACGACTAGCTGGACTATTGCGGGAGCTACTAGGCTGGGCCCCTGGCTGGGTGAGTGGCGTCCTGGCCGACGGGGTAGTGGGCGGTGCGGGAACGGTGCTTTCTTTTCTTCCCATCCTGGTGGTCTTTTTTGCTGCGCTAGGTCTGCTGGAGGACGTGGGCTACATGACTCGTGCAGCCTATGTTACTGACCGCTACATGCACTGGATGGGGTTACATGGCAAGTCTTGCATGCCTTTGATCCTTGGCTTTGGCTGCAATGTTCCGGCAGTGCTGGGTAGCCGCATCATTGAAGAGCGAAGAGCGCGCCTTTTAACCATTCTCCTCACGCCGTTTATACCTTGCAGCGGGCGCCTGGCAGTGCTTGCGTTTCTAGCCCCCGCCTTCTTCGGAAGCTCGGCCATATGGGCCTCGCTTGCTCTGGTGGGAGGGAACCTGGTAGTTCTCGCAGTTGTGGGGATAGCTGTAAACAAGCTGGTCTTTGGCGGAGAGAGAAGCGCCTTAATCATGGAGATGCCGCTTTACCATGCTCCAAACGCTCGTACTATCGGACTTTACGTATGGCGAAACACGTTAGCCTTCGTCAAAAAAGCCGGGACTCTAATCGTCGTGGTTTCGGCAGTGGTATGGGTGCTTTCGAACTACCCGGGTAAGGAGCCAAGCGCAAGTGTCTTGGGGATCCTGGGGCGAGGTTTAGAGCCGATAGGCGCGCTTATGGGGTTGGGAGACTGGCGCCTTATGGTTGCTCTGCTTTCGAGCTTTGTAGCCAAGGAAAACTCGGTGGCCACACTTGCGGTGGTGTTTGGCGCGGCCGCCGGCGGAGGCGGGTTGGCGGCTGTGGTGGCGGGGGCGCTTACGCCGCCGGCGGCCGCCGCATTCCTCGTTGTGCAGATGACCTTTGTGCCCTGTGTGGCTACGCTTGCCGCGATTCGCCAGGAGTCGCAGTCATGGGGTTGGCTTGCGGCAAGTATCGGCCTTATGCTTGTGGTGTCTTTGCTGTTGGGCACTGTGGTATTCAGACTGGGCTCGCTCTTATAG
- a CDS encoding FeoA domain-containing protein translates to MTSLADLPACARGVVKQLPGAPGLAKRLVSLGLTPGAEVVVLQNRGHGPLIVEVHGVRLALGRGQAARVVVEPLD, encoded by the coding sequence GTGACGTCACTTGCTGACCTCCCCGCTTGCGCACGCGGAGTAGTAAAGCAGTTGCCCGGAGCTCCCGGGCTGGCCAAGCGTTTGGTGTCTCTGGGTCTGACTCCGGGTGCAGAGGTGGTGGTGCTGCAGAACCGCGGCCACGGGCCCCTGATTGTAGAAGTTCATGGGGTTCGGCTTGCTCTTGGTCGGGGGCAGGCGGCCCGGGTGGTGGTGGAGCCTCTGGACTAA
- the ilvE gene encoding branched-chain-amino-acid transaminase yields MQIYIDGAFYDREDAKISVFDHGLLYGDGVFEGIRIYNGRVFELDAHIDRLYASAQALALDIPLSRDELVEAMMETIRRNEVMDGYVRLVVTRGVGDLGLNPNKCPKPTVFCIAGGITLYPPEAYEKGFKVRTLATRRNDPQAINPAIKSLNYLNNVLGALELRDAGVDEGLFLTTSGYVCECTADNFFFIKGRRLMTPSVSLGALPGITRAVVMRIAAGMGLEVEEGFYTLYDVYNADEAFLTGTAAEVGPVVELDRRPIGQGVPGPITREIIARFHEYARSTGTPVYR; encoded by the coding sequence ATGCAGATATATATCGACGGCGCGTTCTATGATCGAGAGGATGCGAAGATAAGCGTTTTTGATCACGGACTTCTGTACGGTGACGGGGTTTTTGAGGGCATCCGCATTTATAACGGACGCGTATTTGAGCTGGATGCGCACATCGACCGACTCTATGCATCAGCGCAGGCTTTGGCCCTAGACATACCGCTCTCTCGCGACGAGTTGGTCGAGGCCATGATGGAGACCATCCGCCGCAACGAGGTCATGGACGGCTACGTGCGGCTGGTTGTCACGCGCGGGGTAGGGGACTTGGGTCTCAATCCCAACAAGTGCCCTAAGCCCACGGTCTTTTGCATTGCTGGCGGCATTACTCTTTATCCTCCCGAAGCGTACGAGAAAGGTTTCAAAGTCAGAACCTTGGCTACGCGGCGAAATGATCCCCAGGCTATAAACCCCGCCATCAAGAGTCTTAATTACCTAAACAATGTGCTCGGCGCTCTTGAATTGCGAGACGCAGGCGTGGACGAAGGTCTTTTCCTCACTACCTCTGGTTATGTCTGCGAATGCACCGCTGACAACTTCTTCTTTATTAAGGGTCGGCGCTTGATGACTCCCAGCGTGTCTTTGGGGGCCTTGCCAGGCATAACCCGGGCGGTGGTAATGAGGATCGCGGCCGGTATGGGTCTTGAGGTGGAGGAAGGTTTCTACACCCTGTACGATGTGTATAACGCCGATGAAGCTTTCCTTACTGGCACCGCGGCCGAGGTGGGACCGGTGGTGGAGCTTGACCGGCGACCCATTGGGCAAGGAGTGCCGGGACCTATCACGCGGGAGATCATTGCCCGGTTTCACGAATATGCAAGAAGCACCGGCACTCCGGTTTACCGGTAA